In Deefgea piscis, the genomic window TTTTATCGTTTGGCTCACGACGATCGAGGGCATCGGGGACCGATGCGCGCTCGGGGCGCCTTTCTTTCCCCCTCTTTCTTTGACGAGTCAAATAAAGAGGGTCCCCGTCGCGGATTGCGACTGTAAAGCAATGTGCCGAAGGCACTTAAAAAACGATAAGCACGTAATCTGAACAACGCCATCGTAACGATGGGTATTGCCACCTAGCCCAAAAGCCACAATACTCAGATTTAAATACCCTTTACAAATGGGTAATCTACTTCAGGCTGGCGGCCGGCGATCAAATCGGCAATGGCTTTTGCCGAGCCACAGCATTCAGTCCAACCTAGCGTGCCGTGGCCAGTATTGAGCCATAAACTCGGGAATCGAGTTTGGCCAATATATGGCAGATTACCCGGCGTTGCCGGACGTAAACCGGTCCAAAATTCTGCCGCAGCATAATCCATCCCTTCCGGAAAGATTTGGCTGGTTCGATCAATCAAGGCTTTACAACGAATCGCATTTAAATCCAAGTTATAGCCATTAAATTCAGCCGTTCCGGCCACTCGCAAACGATCACCCAAGCGAGAAAAAACTAATTTATAACCATCATCGGTCAAGCTTACCGTTGGCGCATGCTGCGGGTCGATCACCGGAATTGTTGCTGAATAGCCCTTGGCAGGATAAATATCTAAGGTAATTCCCAAGGGCTGCAAATGAATCGGACTGTAACTCCCCAAGCACACCACAATCGCATCCGCTTCCAAGCGTTCAGCGCCGTTTTCTTCGCTGATAACGCGCACCGCTTTCACATCGTCCCCTACCCGCTCTAAGGCTTCAATGCTGCAGTCATAGCGAAACTCAACCCCCATCGCCATACAGCGCTCGGCCAATTGATTGGTAAATTCTCGCGCGTCGCCCGATTCATCACTGGGCGTATAAGTGCCGCCCACAATGGGGTAACGCGATTGCGCCAGTGCCGGCTCAATCACCAAACATTCTGCCGCCGTTTTGACCTGCCGATCCAAGCCCACTTCGCGCATTAAGGCCGCTGCTGGAATCGCCGATTCATACTCTGCGATGTCGGTGTAGTAATGCAAAATCCCTTCGGTGCGCTGATCATAGGCCACCCCAGTGGCCAGCCGTACCGATTGCAATGTTTCGCGACTATACAAGCCCAGTCGCACTAAATTTTGTAAGTTGGCTTTGGCTTTGGCCTTGGTACATTGCTCAAGAAAACGTAAGCCCCAGCGCCATTGATTCCAATCGAGTTTTAATCGGAATAATAACGGAGCGTCTTCTTCGCCCAACCATTGCAAGGTTTTCCACGGCGCTTTGGGATTGGCCCACGGCTCGGCATGGCACACCGAGATTTGCCCACCGTTGGCATAGCTGGTTTCGCGCGCGGGCTCTTGTGCCCGTTCTATGACCGTGACTGCATGGCCTTCTTGCGCTAAAAACCACGCGGTTGTTACGCCGATCACACCAGCACCAAGAATAATGACACGCATCGAACATCCTCCCAAGGCGATCTATTTGTCAGTCATTATGCCCTGTACTACCGTTCGTCAGCGTTAGATTATGCATTTTTAATGTTGCAGATCAAAACCAGAAGTGTTGGACACAGACTGCAAAAATGCCGCAAGCATGTGTAATCTGAGTGGTCTGCTTTAAACTGTATGCCATTAGCAAGCCACCCATAGAAAATGCATTAATGAATCTGTCTTTACGTTCCGCAGTCATCCTCGCGATCTTGATTGGCCTATGCTTGCCCGCCACCATCACCGGTTATATCGGCCTGCGGTACGAGCAGCAAGCCGCCCAAAATCAAATCTCGCGTGACCAGCAACGTATCGCCGACGTCCTTGCTCTTGGTATGCAAGAACCCCTTTGGAATCTGGCCCCAGAATCAGCGCGCCCTTTGCTCGATTCCTTAATGAGCGACGAGCGCACCGTCAGCATTACCATTAACGATCAAAAACTTGGGCCATTTTTATCGGCCAATCAGCCTGAGCGCAAAATAGGTCATACCGCCTCGCTTTCGCGCCCAGTCATCAAACAAGGCAATACCATTGGGATCGCCACCGTTGAGTTTTCTGATGGCATTAGCACGCAACACATCAAGCGAAAATTACAAATTTACTTACTCGCTGTGATCGTACAAGTTGTTTTGAGCTTGGCCTTGATTTTATTCTTACTGAACTCGCGTATTTTACGGCCACTTAAAAAACTCACCGTGCAATCGCAACGACTGGCAGATCGTCAGCTCAATCAAGCATTTATCTGGCGTCGCCATGATGAATTAGGGCATTTAGGCCAATCCTTAGAAAGCACTCGGCAAGCCTTACATGATTTAATTGGCACTTTAGAGCAAAAAAATGTGCAGCTCGAAGCCGATTTAATTAGCCGCAAACAAATTGAATCCGCGCTGCGCGTTAGCCAAGATCGTTTTCGCCGCTTAGTTGAATCCACGCGAATTATTCCTTGGGACGCCCGCCCAGATGAATGGCGATTTACCTATGTTGGCCCGCAAGCCGAGCAACTATTGGGCTATCCGATTGCGGTTTGGTATAGCGAAGCTTTTTTAAGCAACTATCTACACCCCGATGATCGACACCTCGCCTACCCGCTATTTGCCGACAAGATGATACTGGGGCAAACCCATGAATTTGAATGCCGATTACTCTCGGCCAGTGGTAAAGCCATTTGGGTGCATTTTTTTGCCACCGTCAGCCTAGATCAAAATGGCCAAGCGCACTTACAGGGCTTTTTATTTGACATCCAAGCTCGTAAGCACAATGAGCAACAACTGGAACAATATCACCACCATTTAGAAGAAGTCGTCGAAAGCCGCTCTCGAGCCTTAGTCACGGTGAATCATGAGCTAGAAATTTTAATGGCCTCGATCGCGCAAGATTTACGCTCGCCGCTCAAAACGATTGATGGCTTTAGCCAAGTGCTCATCGATGACTACCGCGAAAAACTCGACGGTAACGCCCGCAATTATCTGCTGCGCATTCGCAGCAGCACCCAAACCATGAGCAATCGCATCGATGATTTGCTGATGCTGCAAGAGCTCTCACGCAATGAATTACGGCCAGAAGAGATCAACCTAAGTGAAATGGCCAACGACATTATGGAAGAACTCAGCCTATTGCAAACCGAGCGAGAAATCAGCCTGCACATCCAAGCCGAAATGGTGGCCGTTGCTGATCGGCATTTAATGCGCATTGCGCTGTACAATTTTTTGGAAAATGCCTGGCAATTTGCCAAGCCAGAGCAAGCCATCAACATTACATTTGCCCGCAATACCATCAATGGACAGCCGGTTTTTTATATTGCCGACCAAGGTCTTGGCCTAGATCCTGAGCAATCCAGACGCTTATTTACACCTTTTTTTCGCTCACAAAACGAGCCGCGCAGCTCGGGAATCGGCCTCACCGTCGTGCAGCGCATTATCAGCCGCCACAATGGCCATCTTTGGGTGAAGTCCAATCTAGGCGAAGGCGCGACCTTTTATTTTACCTTGCCAGACAGCCGCATTGCACAGTCGGCATAAATCACGCACAGAACGCTTGCAAAAAAGAACGATTGTTCTATAATAAGCCAACTCAATCTAATTCACTGGGAACCACTTCATGGACGACAATAAAAGCAAAGCGCTCACTGCCGCATTAGCGCAAATCGAACGTCAGTTTGGTAAAGGCGCCATCATGAAAATGGGCGACAATCAAATTGAAAGTGATCTGCAAGTCGTTTCCACTGGCTCACTCGGTCTTGACTTAGCATTGGGTGTCGGCGGTTTACCCCGTGGCCGTATCGTCGAAATTTTTGGCCCAGAATCATCAGGTAAAAC contains:
- a CDS encoding D-amino acid dehydrogenase, with the protein product MRVIILGAGVIGVTTAWFLAQEGHAVTVIERAQEPARETSYANGGQISVCHAEPWANPKAPWKTLQWLGEEDAPLLFRLKLDWNQWRWGLRFLEQCTKAKAKANLQNLVRLGLYSRETLQSVRLATGVAYDQRTEGILHYYTDIAEYESAIPAAALMREVGLDRQVKTAAECLVIEPALAQSRYPIVGGTYTPSDESGDAREFTNQLAERCMAMGVEFRYDCSIEALERVGDDVKAVRVISEENGAERLEADAIVVCLGSYSPIHLQPLGITLDIYPAKGYSATIPVIDPQHAPTVSLTDDGYKLVFSRLGDRLRVAGTAEFNGYNLDLNAIRCKALIDRTSQIFPEGMDYAAAEFWTGLRPATPGNLPYIGQTRFPSLWLNTGHGTLGWTECCGSAKAIADLIAGRQPEVDYPFVKGI
- a CDS encoding ATP-binding protein codes for the protein MNLSLRSAVILAILIGLCLPATITGYIGLRYEQQAAQNQISRDQQRIADVLALGMQEPLWNLAPESARPLLDSLMSDERTVSITINDQKLGPFLSANQPERKIGHTASLSRPVIKQGNTIGIATVEFSDGISTQHIKRKLQIYLLAVIVQVVLSLALILFLLNSRILRPLKKLTVQSQRLADRQLNQAFIWRRHDELGHLGQSLESTRQALHDLIGTLEQKNVQLEADLISRKQIESALRVSQDRFRRLVESTRIIPWDARPDEWRFTYVGPQAEQLLGYPIAVWYSEAFLSNYLHPDDRHLAYPLFADKMILGQTHEFECRLLSASGKAIWVHFFATVSLDQNGQAHLQGFLFDIQARKHNEQQLEQYHHHLEEVVESRSRALVTVNHELEILMASIAQDLRSPLKTIDGFSQVLIDDYREKLDGNARNYLLRIRSSTQTMSNRIDDLLMLQELSRNELRPEEINLSEMANDIMEELSLLQTEREISLHIQAEMVAVADRHLMRIALYNFLENAWQFAKPEQAINITFARNTINGQPVFYIADQGLGLDPEQSRRLFTPFFRSQNEPRSSGIGLTVVQRIISRHNGHLWVKSNLGEGATFYFTLPDSRIAQSA